The Pelodiscus sinensis isolate JC-2024 chromosome 32, ASM4963464v1, whole genome shotgun sequence genomic sequence gtccaaggcaggctccccaaaTGTGGGTgaactatctcgatttagagccccagggaatactggggagtaattactttgaatggccctggggaggagctatttcgaattagcagcagtggaacatccacattaccactattccgaaacagctatttcaaaataagcgttattccttgtggaatgaagtttacagatgtTGGAGTAAGCCAACCATTAGAAATTacggaattgctatgtagacactcaggctacgtctagactggtatgattttccgcaaatgcttttaacggaaaagtttttccgttaaaagtgcttttgcgcaaaagcatccgtgaccaatctagacgaggttttgcgcaaaaagaccatgatcgccattttcgccaccggggcttttttgtgcaaaacaataccacgttgtctacactggccattttgcgcaaaaaattttgcagaagagggcttttgcccgagcgggagcgtcaaagtatttgtgcaagaagcactgattttgtacattacaaagtcagtgatcttgcgcaaattcaagcggccaatgtagacagctggcaagtttttgtgcaaaagcacttgcttttgtgcaaaatcttgccagtctaaacacagcctcacattgttattttggaataacggctgttgtAGTGGCtactgtgtagatgaaccctgagACCAGAGTTCTACTCCCAAATCTGTGGCATGGCCTTCCAAACGTCTTTTGCCTTATGCTTCTATTTTTTCCCTTAACCAATGTTTTCATCCTGCTTATTTCAGGGGAGATTTTAAGACGCCCCAGAAACACCATGTACATACTGAGGTTGAGTATATCCCCTTGGGCTATCAGTTCTTAGCTCTGGGGGTTGGGAATCCATTCCAGGCTCTACCACAGACTCCTTCTGAATTACACTGAATTACACTGAGCCTTAGTTTCCCAAATGTAAAATGGAGATCGTGCCTCCTTTATCTGTACAGTTTGTAAATTCTTTTTGGAAGGGCCTGTCTCTCACTGTGTGTCTGCACATGATCGCAGCAGGGACAGGGACTTTCTCTTCCTGTGTGActgtgcagcacccagcacaatggggccctgatctcagctggggcagggactgtctctcgctgtgggtCTTTGCATAATAGGGGATAAATAGGGAAAGGACATCACCAAAAGCCGGCTGGGAATGTTTCCCCCAAATGTCGTGTTTCCTTCTCTAGGCTGACATGTCAGAGGGAGCTGGCTGATCGCAGCAGGGTGCAGGACTGGATGGGAGCTCACAAGTGCTCTGACAAGGAGGTTGGCTCAGTGGTTTTGATGCTAATCCAAACTCAGGAGCTCTAGGATCAGTTCCAGATTCTGCCACTGATTCCCCATGTGACTTGGGCTGATCCTTTAAGGCTGCAATTCCACAGGGTTTAGGTGCTTAACAAAACAGCAAGGCACCTAGGGTACGTCTGCGCAGGAGGGCTAAATCCGAAATGAgctgcacaatttgagctacgctaattgtgtagctgaagtcgaaatagcttattttggcttttggcattgaacgagggttactgggatgctgaaatagcacgcctgttattttgaaaaatattttgaaataatgggcagctcgTTATGATGTgtggtagctattttggaatacctccagtgtcccaaaatagctatacAGTGTATACGTactcttattcctcatgaaatgagggttacaggagtgggagtagTAAGTAGTCCTCTACCTGGATATTATTTCATCATTaaattgaaataactgcttgaagtgtagacatcacactgctgtgtaaacacactcCTAGTGCAGCATTTCTCAAAATGTGGGTCCTGACCCTCCGGGGGGTCACAAGCAGCTTAGAGAGTGGTTGCAATAACTGGGGGGAGTCATGAGCAACTTACGGGGGTggggtcgcagtatcacaagtttgagaactcctACCCTAGAGGGTTGTTTTAggaataagaacagccatagtgggtcagagcaaaggtccatctaacccagtatcctgtctgccgacagtggccagcaccaggtgccccagagggggtggactgaagacaatgatcaagcgatttgtctcctgccatccctctccagcctctgacacacagaggccagggacaccaattctatcccctggctaatagccttttatggacctatcctccatgaaattatctaacttctctttaaaagaGAAGCTAACacctattgaaataaatgggaattggGCCCCTAAGGCCTAGGTTCCCAAACATATTGAGCTGCCCAGCACCCAAGGGAATTAGACACCTGGATACTGTTGAGGAGCTAGGCCGAGGTGCTTCTGAAAACCTCCCTCAGGCCTCTCTGCAGCTTTAGGTGCCTAAAACCCCTTGTATAATCCCATGATCCTCCCCTGCATCTCAGGGAACATGGGCAAGCGGCACAGAGGGgaatagggctgccaggtgtctggtattggccaggacagtcagtaaaaaaattcagaaaataccggacacctacaatacctggtattttctgatttttttcccagccaggaggaaaaaatatcggacacctgacaaccctacgacacacttggcaaccgggcccagccccccgctTTCTgacacctccagcccccagccctggcccccggtGCGGATGAGACTGCCGCGGGACCCAGGGCAGCACcatggggccccgggcagcgaaatttcacggggccccccctttgacacggtgcatgtgccgtggcaccatggcacatgcgcggggcctcgggaagcgccccctttgacacggcgcatgcacagggtgttttatattgggttgtagatatagatcttgttgttatggtaactgagtaggtcactggggtcagcccagctagtctgggcttcttctagtgagttctgtgctatgcaataaaatggacacttgcacctactccagctctctgcctttccactgatttcttcctatgctgtgaaactccccacgacataacacagagcctcgggaagcgcggggcccgaggcagccgccccgctcgccctgccctaaatccgccgctgcccGGACCCCTTACTTACCTGTGTTCTTGCTTGATGAaaagcacaaaatggctgccagcaaaaagactaaagaccaaggggaagcaaagcctcccctGGTTCTTAATGCTCAACATCTCGCCATATCCTATCGCTAATCTTACTCTGCACGCAGtgtgaaaggggccatgctgtttgaATGCTGTTTGATTTTTTGTTTAACTCTCGgagtcccccccttttttttgcataacaactttggtctctcccccaccccaacagaatttttttcctgtttttttttttttcatggggtcatggtcagtatttttggtttaaccatctggcaaccctagaagtgACAGATGCCAGATAAGGTTATAAGCAAGCTGGCTACTCCCCTCACCTTGGTATTCGGGTGGGAGCattagagggggaggggcacccatCCCGGCCTGGGAGAAAGTCTGTGAGCAAAGCAATGTCTGTAGCAGCAGAAAGAGCCAGACACTCTGACCACCAGCCTGACACCCTCAGAgatgcagcccagcccctctgcttcctGTGCGATCTCACACCCCGCCCACGTCTCCTGGCCTTTCCTCTGAGGCTCCACACAGAGTGGGACTGAGGAGGAGTATAGTATACTGAACATGCAGCCCCAGAGAGCCAGATCACATGGTTTGGGATCCAGACTGGTCCTCCccacctccagggcctctgtgcctcagtttctccagtggTACAATGGTGGTAACAGCTCTGTGCCGTGTCtcacctggggtggggaggctaaaTCCGGTCAGGCTCTGAAGTGCTCTGACACTGTGGAGGTGAGCGGTAAGTAACTGAGAGAGCTGCAAACACAGGCTGGGTTTGCAGAAAGGCCCCAGGGATTTAGGTATCTCTCAAGCtgatttttcagtcccagccACTTTTCAGACCCTGGCCCTTTGGGGCTGCTCAGTAGCCCAGGGGAGTCAGAGGAGATGAGGATGAGCAGACTTTGGGCCAGGCCCTGGGTCTCCTCAGGGCTGTCAGTTCTCCCGTCTAACAACCTCCTGTAACACTGACCAGTCACCATCATTCCCCTCCCCACGCTGCTTTGCAGTTTCCCACCTGGCGTCCGAGAAGGGACAGACCCCGGCAGCCCCTGGGAGTGacggagctgggagcagagatgcagccacagcccctgggagtggggaccccagcacagcagcctgcagcgccCGCCTGGACCGTGTCcgatcccagctgtgccccccggcccagcccagcccagcaggtaACCCCAGTGCAGGTGTGTCTGAGCCACCCACCTCCAGGCACTGCCAGTGGGAAcccagctgctgggccaggccacggggatcctgcagggcagggacacgccgccccctgctggctgcattGATAGTGTCCCCATCCCcactcagagccaggctgggaatgtACCTGCATcagctgggcctggctgggggcagcaacacctAGTGGCCATTTGTAGGCTAATACCCGGGaagatttaaatggggcctgcacaACAcgagggccggattaaggggcgggccagccgggcagctgcccagggcgctaAAACACCCCAGCACCCGGAGTCACTCCGCCACGTGGCGTGTGCCTGCTGCGCTGCCGCATGGACGGGACTCCCCGGCCCCGGGTCTCCCCTGCCCGCTGCGGGGCGCAGAgaggctgggagcgcactggggCTGGGCTCGCCTCCGCTCGGCGTTGGATTGCTCCAGCCTGCCCGGACCCCGCGCCCAAGGGGCACTCAGATGAGCGCCGAGGTGCCGCTTCCAGGTGCCTGCTGCTGCACGAGGCCCAGATCCTGCCGCTGtgccgggtggggggaggggcccgccGTGCTCCAGGTGGGGGGGGTGTTGGTGTTGAAGGCCGGACcagttaaaaagaaaatactcccatggggggaggaggaaagagggagcagaagcagcgcctcctccccccccccccccacacacctctgctCTACAGTGCAGAGGGGGGCCCAAGGTGGACTGGCCGCTCCCCGCCGCTTGGAGCTGAGGTGGAGGGAGTGAGGACCGTGCGCCCCCTTTTCCTAACGCTGCCCCTTGATCCTCTCACACTTCCCCTGACGGCGAGGCTGCAggcaaggggaggggatgggcactccattcagaaataaaaatgaaaataatgtaaacaaatatttgatttaattgaaaaattcttaataaagtatcacccctcccccttgtggcccgcagctgttttctttggcgtaatatcagaggcagcagcagaggccaggCGGGAGCAGGTCTGCGAGGAGAATCCATTTAAAAACAAGCTCTCCTcttgggatggcagcagcccctgcccatgggttgggggtgtggcaggagtctgagctcctggacctggtgcaagctgcctACAATTCCCTGCaatctgcctctgatacagaggcagcagggtgggctggcaaggggctcctcgggagtgggttcagggcgcactggctgctggccccacccccaagagactatagaatagtcaagtaaccaataaggattcatgcagttactcgactgttcagttaaccaCTATGGAACATCTCTAACTCAAACCCAtttatccccatccctgcccggCACAGGAAGGGGGTAGCTGGGAATGAGCCTCAGAGCACTAATGGTGCCCGTGTctttgcagggggcgccgggtgcaaactctgcccctcggactggcggctgcgcggggacaagtgctactgggtctccacagaaaataaaacctgGAACAAGAGCCGCAGCGACTGCGCCaagaggggctcccagctgctggtgatCCGGGACCGGGAGGAGCTGGTAAAGGGGCCGGTAACCCCCTGCtggggcttcccctgctgggctgggcctgggTACAGAGCCTGGTTAGACGCACTTGAGGACTGGGAGTTTCACAGCTGCCCAGCGGTTTGGTTTGGACGTCCCTGTTCCCATTACTGGTTACTAAGGGGGGTCCAAACTCCTGAGGCAGCTTTGACAGGCCCAGCAGAAATCACTAGCCTCAGAGTCAGGGTAGTGACAGAGGCAGCTTTAAGCCATTGTTGGCCTCCCCTGTGTGCGTGTGCTGAACCCAGCTCAGCTGGGAGTGCGAGTGGGGCTCTGTCTAGTCTGCAGACTCCTTTCaaaagaaacttttctggaagggtacgtctacactggcccccagATCGATCTAGAGGGGTTaaaaagccctaactcgaattagctggtattcctcctgcaatgaggtttaccaactaattcgagttagggctttaatttggaatcccgtttcactgccccggacagttacttcgggctggtcaatttctaaaatggcgaccggccgggaacacgcaaatgaagcacaggatatttaaatcccacgcttcatttgcaatttcattcaccctcattagcatccctagatcaatctagggggctagtgtagatgcacccaaagagatcttccagataacatcttccgaaagagagcatctatataGGGATACCaggggagttaaaaaaaaatactggacacacttgatttcagatgggggtggggggactgctTGGGAGGTAGGCggagcaggactggctgggagagataGGGGGTCATCAGGGCagtagggctggccaggggagattgggtgggggaaccagccggccggaagcagggctggtgtgggagtggtgtcggggacagcggggctggccaggggagattgggtgggggaaccagctggcaggaagcagggctggtgggcagGGTTgggtgctgtggggctggccgtgggagatcgggaggaggaggggagaactagccgctggaagcagggctgggcgtggggcagTGGAGCTGACGGGAAGAAttggaggagaagtgggggggaactggctggctgggagggggccaggggTAGCAGGGGTAGTGGACCAGGGGaattggccagcagggagcaggactgacccaggcacgtgcagatcccagggcctTGTCTGTCCCGCACACGGTCCCAGCGagtctggctgcagctccacAACTTGCTTGCCCAGCgttcaggagcagggagagggcttcccctcctccccaaggcctcactctcaaccagaggctcccagcgctgatcgcgcaccccctcccagccactctccacatctggtgcccagctggaaaaccagaaaataccggacagagGACCCAAAACCTGGACTATCTGGTTgcataccggacacctggcaactctatgtccacacagcaaagatATTTGTGTGGTCAGTGTAAACATAGTGTCCGCACTGAATGAACGCTCTCTCCCATGTAAGCtgggattgctatggatggagtggtcaccaggacccctgggctttttcctctttcctcttccaaaagaattccttcttccctgttcacacatgcctttttcaaaagagctctttcagaaaagggcatcttcctcgtagaaagcggttttccaatgtcagaaaaacccttctgttctttcaattttttttgaaagaatgtggatgcaagtgaagttttttcagaaaaatggccatttttctaaaaaaaaccttctgcagtgtagacacaccctgagagagacagagccGTCCCTGCCAGTGCCTCCTGACCTGCACCTCCCCTCACCTGAGGCAAGGGCTGTGCTCAAGGGCTgtgggggccagagcaggggggcagtcccagggctgtgcgaggatgcaggagcagggcaggaaagTAGCAGgggtcccagccagctctgcttatgtaagcgggggattgatcccgctattgtggggaactttcctggcttctatacaccccggtgaaatggaccagcgaaaggatctgagtccccgctcccacttcctttaccccacggcctccctgatcctgagggctccccctccactctcctgagtagcagagcccttgaaaccccaacaaggcagggcccaggtttcctggggcttaatccctgaccttgtagtcactaggggcaggagttagggtgtccccactccgaggtgctctctttacactgcaggccttcttggcccagtgatcacttcataaggttcaaagcaaatacaatttattaaacaacaactgattaaagagattacagctctctgtctttgcaggacctcttctgcacacagctggctctgctctttcagctccctgtttgctcagagagagccagaacaatccccacttacaacctgtcagtcaggctgagctggagtgttgactgctttccattgtctctggggtctgtcattcccatgaacccttccccttctgaagctggtaaaccaaaaaactcccacagagttttagtaaggggtaacagtccccttacacttatCAGGCTCCTAGAAGAGGGACTTGAGGAAAGGGCGGAGCTGCTCCCACACTCACTGGTACTAGGAAGCAGCTGGGAACCGGTggagccatgtggtctggggAGGGGTCACTCCTCTTCCTACTGCTGCCACTGACTTAGGGGACAGGCTTGGTTCCTGTTGTCCACGCCAGCGCTGCTAAGCCCCCAGGCCATGTCAGTTGGGGGAAAGTGGAGAAATGGGCAGGAAGTGGTGGGGAAATGGGCCCACATGGGCCCCCAAGGATGTCTCTGCTGGGCACAGCATacagggagctggctggaggatggggctggctgctggagctgcctaGAGCACCATGAAGTCAGAGGCAATTTGGTGCTGCAGGTTTCATGGTGCCCCATATTGCTGCATAGCTTGTGTATTGGGAGGGGtggcctgggagagggagagggagcaggagagagagatgtagatcagggctactcaacacacctcctgtaggccacatgtggcccatggcctgtttgtttgtggcccacagtgcagtttggatttacacagggctcaacatgtggcccacaggtgggagccaaaacaaaaatgtcatGAATATACTGGTCTGCTGCTGCTGTGCATTTTaggagttaaattcctggactgtcattgctcagtaaAAGGGTTGCCATAGGGTTGGAAATAGGGTAATTATTGCAAACAGCCCCATAATTCTGTGCAATAATTACCCTAATAATTACCCTGACTTGATGATGACTTGGACATGAGAGAACATTCTGGTCACCAGGTGCCTGTCACACTCCCTGCAGGAGGCCCTCCAGGACCTGACACAAGGCTCATCTAAACTCTGGGTGGgactgtcccacccctccccagagaagACCTGGACCTGGATGGATGGATCCCGGCTCGATGAGACCCGGTGAGTGATTCCTTGAGTCACTTTCCCTCCCCTGTGCAGACAGAAGGGGCTGGAGACAGggacggggagggcagaggaggagcagggatgttcAGGGTGAGGTGACGCTGAGGTTGTCCATTGACAGTctgtggagggagcagagcaaaggggtGAGGCCAGAGCCTTGGGGatccccagagaggggggcaggagaggggcagacatgGACCAGCCaaaggcgggaggggaccaggagggGCAGCGTCGGCACAGCCAGATGAGGGGGCAccatggggcaggagagagatgggtaGAGCCTagtgcagcagggaggaggggactggaactgggcttggggcagggagaggcccttagagcccctggccaggccctggcagTGGTGGGAAGAACAGGGCAGAGCTGGATGGGAGAACAGGGCAGCTGCGGATCCTGTTAGCACAGGGAAGAGCCGCTGTCGAGTGAGTGTGATGGGCCCACAGGCGCTGACAGGGGCCTTTCCTGTGTGTCGCAGGCTCCGGGTgtcaggcccagctgaggggacCAGCTGTGGGATGATGAAGGGGAATCAGATTCAATCAGAAGGCTGCAGCTCTGGACTCCAGTGGATTTGCCAGCGAGACGCCGTCCCCCTCTGAGCAGGGAATGGAGGAGACCTCAGAGTGCGGTTCCATTATCCCCGTGTCACAcctggggaaaccgagtcacagacactcacctgcccaagatcacactgaGAATTGGTGACAAAGTGggaaatggaacccaggagtcctggctcccagccctaccTCAGCCTGTAGAAGTGGGTCCAAGCTCCAGTTTTGCTGTTCCAGCAGGGCTAGGCTGTGGGGTGTCCGGCTGTGCTGAGCCTTGGGGACGGTTATCTCTAGTCCCCTCCCCTAGTACTGGGGAGAGAAGAGTCTGTCCCAGTTCCCCAGCTCACGTAAATCAGCCCTGATCCAGTGTGTCCTACCTGGGCATCTGGCCAGTGACTCCAGGGAGCTTGGGCTCCATTcgcaccagctggggatctgggtttTTCCCTCTATTTCACTCCTTTTCATTTCCTGGCACCTCTGTCaggtccgttaaaagcattttatgaaaagtgcgtctagattggcaggacgcttttccgcaaaagcactttttgcggaaaagcttccgtggccaatctagacgcgcttttctgcaaaaaagccccaatcgccattttcgcgatcggggcttttttgcggaaaacaaatctctgctgtctacattggcccttttgcgcaaaagtttttcggaaaaagacttttgcctgaacgggaacagcacagtatttccgcaaaagcactaacaatcttacaggagatcgtcagtggttttgtggaaattcaggcggccagtgtagacagctgggaagtttttccagaaaagcggcagATTTTcgggaaaaagtggccagtctagacacagccagcaagTTTATGGCTGGTGAGCCACTGAGATGCTAGGACTCTGGGATATTCCTGCCTCTGATTGGTCATGTGACTCCTGAAAAGTCACTGGccctttccatgcctcagtttcc encodes the following:
- the LOC142823169 gene encoding killer cell lectin-like receptor subfamily B member 1B allele B isoform X1, encoding MEDEEGYTVLNLKSRGGRSAVPPAARIPGAQCPWWHRAARWGGWAGNMVLLVAVIVLGMWVSHLASEKGQTPAAPGSDGAGSRDAATAPGSGDPSTAACSARLDRVRSQLCPPAQPSPAGGAGCKLCPSDWRLRGDKCYWVSTENKTWNKSRSDCAKRGSQLLVIRDREELEALQDLTQGSSKLWVGLSHPSPEKTWTWMDGSRLDETRLRVSGPAEGTSCGMMKGNQIQSEGCSSGLQWICQRDAVPL
- the LOC142823169 gene encoding killer cell lectin-like receptor subfamily B member 1B allele B isoform X3, whose protein sequence is MEDEEGYTVLNLKSRGGRSAVPPAARIPVSHLASEKGQTPAAPGSDGAGSRDAATAPGSGDPSTAACSARLDRVRSQLCPPAQPSPAGGAGCKLCPSDWRLRGDKCYWVSTENKTWNKSRSDCAKRGSQLLVIRDREELEALQDLTQGSSKLWVGLSHPSPEKTWTWMDGSRLDETRLRVSGPAEGTSCGMMKGNQIQSEGCSSGLQWICQRDAVPL